A region from the Macaca mulatta isolate MMU2019108-1 chromosome 13, T2T-MMU8v2.0, whole genome shotgun sequence genome encodes:
- the ATRAID gene encoding all-trans retinoic acid-induced differentiation factor isoform X1 has product MLHARCCLNQKGTILGLDLQNCSLEDPGPNFHQAYTTVIIDLQANPLKGDLANTFHGFTQLQTLILPQDVNCPGGINAWNTITSYIDNQICQGQKNLCNNTGNPEMCPENGSCVPDGPGLLQCVCADGFHGYKCMRQGSFSLLMFFGILGSTTLSISILLWGTQRRKAKTS; this is encoded by the exons ATGCTGCATGCCCGTTGCTGCCTGAATCAGAAGGGCACCATCTTGGG GCTGGATCTCCAGAACTGTTCTCTGGAGGACCCTGGTCCAAACTTTCATCAGGCATATACCACTGTCATCAT AGACCTGCAAGCAAACCCCCTCAAAGGTGACTTGGCCAACACTTTCCATGGCTTTACTCAGCTCCAGACTCT GATACTGCCACAAGATGTCAACTGTCCTGGAGGAATTAATGCCTGGAATACTATCACCTCTTATATAGACAACCAAATCTGTCAAGGGCAAAAGAACCTTTGCAATAACACTGGGAACCCAG AAATGTGTCCTGAGAATGGATCTTGTGTACCTGATGGTCCAGGTCTTTTGCAGTGTGTTTGTGCTGATGGTTTCCACGGATACAAGTGTATGCGCCAG GGCTCGTTCTCACTGCTTATGTTCTTTGGGATTCTGGGATCCACCACTCTATCCATCTCCATTCTGCTTTGGGGGACCCAACGCCGAAAAGCCAAGACTTCATGA
- the SLC5A6 gene encoding sodium-dependent multivitamin transporter isoform X1 — MSVGVSTSAPVSPTSGTSVSMPAFSLVDYVVFVLLLVLSLAIGLYHACRGWGRHTVGELLMANRKMGCLPVALSLLATFQSAVAILGVPSEIYRFGTQYWFLGCCYFLGLLIPAHIFIPVFYRLHLTSAYEYLELRFNKTVRVCGTVTFIFQMVIYMGVVLYAPSLALNAVTGFDLWLSVLALGIVCTIYTALGGLKAVIWTDVFQTVVMFLGQLAVITVGSAKVGGLGHVWAVASQHGRISGFELNPDPFVRHTFWTLAIGGVFMMLSLYGVNQAQVQRYLSSRTEKAAMLSCYAVFPFQQVSLCVGSLIGLVMFTYYQEYPMSIQQAQAAPDQFVLYFVMDILKGLPGLPGLFIACLFSGSLSTISSAFNSLATVTMEDLIRPWFPEFSEARAIMLSRGLAFGYGLLCLGMAYISSQMGPVLQAAISIFGMVGGPLLGLFCLGMFFPCANPPGAIVGLLSGLVMAFWIGIGSIVTSMGSSMPPSSTNGSNFSLPTNLTVATATTLMPLTTVSKPTGLRRFYSLSYLWYSAHNSTTVIVVGLIVSLLTGEGRMRGRSLNPATIYPVLPKLLALLPLSWQKRLHCRSYGQDHLVDTGVFPEKPRNGVLGDSRDKEPMALDDTAYQGSSSTCILQETSL; from the exons ATGAGTGTAGGGGTGAGCACCTCAGCCCCCGTTTCCCCAACCTCGGGCACAAGCGTGAGCATGCCCGCCTTCTCCCTCGTGGACTACGTGGTGTTCGTCCTGCTGCTGGTTCTCTCTCTTGCCATTGGGCTCTACCATGCTTGTCGTGGCTGGGGCCGGCATACTGTTGGTGAGCTGCTGATGGCGAACCGCAAAATGGGCTGCCTTCCGGTGGCACTGTCCCTGCTGGCCACCTTCCAGTCAGCCGTGGCCATCCTGGGTGTGCCGTCAGAGATCTACCGATTTGGGACCCAGTATTGGTTCCTGGGCTGCTGCTACTTTCTGGGGCTGCTCATACCTGCACACATCTTCATCCCCGTTTTCTACCGCCTGCATCTCACCAGTGCCTATGAG TACCTGGAGCTTCGATTCAATAAAACTGTTCGAGTGTGTGGAACTGTGACTTTCATCTTTCAGATG GTGATCTACATGGGAGTTGTGCTCTATGCTCCGTCATTGGCTCTCAATGCAG TGACTGGCTTTGATCTGTGGCTGTCCGTGCTGGCCCTAGGCATTGTCTGTACCATCTATACAGCTCTG GGTGGGCTGAAGGCCGTCATCTGGACAGATGTGTTCCAGACAGTGGTCATGTTCCTTGGGCAGCTGGCAGTTATCACCGTGGGGTCAGCCAAGGTGGGCGGCTTGGGGCATGTGTGGGCTGTGGCTTCCCAGCACGGCCGCATCTCTGGGTTTGA GTTGAATCCGGACCCCTTTGTGCGGCACACCTTCTGGACCTTGGCCATCGGGGGTGTCTTCATGATGCTCTCCTTATACGGGGTGAACCAGGCTCAGGTGCAGCGGTACCTCAGTTCCCGCACGGAGAAGGCTGCTATGCT CTCCTGTTATGCAGTGTTCCCCTTCCAGCAGGTGTCCCTCTGCGTGGGCAGCCTCATTGGCCTGGTCATGTTCACGTATTACCAGGAGTATCCCATGAGCATTCAGCAGGCTCAGGCAGCCCCAGACCAG TTCGTCCTGTACTTTGTGATGGATATCCTGAAAGGCCTGCCGGGCCTGCCAGGGCTCTTCATTGCCTGCCTCTTCAGCGGCTCCCTCAG CACTATATCCTCTGCTTTTAATTCATTGGCAACTGTTACGATGGAAGACCTGATTCGACCTTGGTTCCCTGAGTTCTCTGAAGCCCGGGCCATCATGCTTTCCAGAGGCCTCG CCTTTGGCTATGGGCTACTTTGTCTAGGAATGGCCTATATTTCCTCCCAGATGGGACCTGTGCTGCAG GCAGCAATCAGCATCTTTGGCATGGTTGGGGGACCGCTGCTGGGACTCTTTTGCCTTGGAATGTTCTTTCCGTGTGCCAACCCTCCT GGTGCTATCGTGGGCCTGTTGTCTGGACTTGTCATGGCCTTCTGGATTGGCATCGGGAGCATCGTGACCAGCATGGGCTCCAGCATGCCACCCTCTTCCACTAATGGGTCCAACTTCTCCCTGCCCACCAATCTAACCGTTGCCACTGCGACCACACTGATGCCCTTGACTACCGTCTCCAA GCCTACAGGGCTGCGGCGGTTCTATTCCTTGTCCTACTTATGGTACAGCGCTCACAACTCCACCACAGTCATTGTGGTGGGCCTGATTGTCAGTCTACTCACTGGTGAGG GGAGAATGCGAGGCCGGTCCCTGAACCCTGCGACCATTTACCCAGTGTTGCCGAAGCTCCTGGCCCTCTTGCCCTTGTCCTGGCAGAAGCGGCTCCACTGCAGGAGCTATGGCCAG GACCACCTCGTGGACACCGGCGTGTTTCCCGAGAAGCCGAGGAATGGTGTGCTGGGGGACAGCAGAGACAAGGAGCCCATGGCCCTGGATGACACAGCTTATCAGGGGAGCAGCTCCACCTGCATCCTCCAGGAGACCTCCCTGTGA
- the SLC5A6 gene encoding sodium-dependent multivitamin transporter produces MSVGVSTSAPVSPTSGTSVSMPAFSLVDYVVFVLLLVLSLAIGLYHACRGWGRHTVGELLMANRKMGCLPVALSLLATFQSAVAILGVPSEIYRFGTQYWFLGCCYFLGLLIPAHIFIPVFYRLHLTSAYEYLELRFNKTVRVCGTVTFIFQMVIYMGVVLYAPSLALNAVTGFDLWLSVLALGIVCTIYTALGGLKAVIWTDVFQTVVMFLGQLAVITVGSAKVGGLGHVWAVASQHGRISGFELNPDPFVRHTFWTLAIGGVFMMLSLYGVNQAQVQRYLSSRTEKAAMLSCYAVFPFQQVSLCVGSLIGLVMFTYYQEYPMSIQQAQAAPDQFVLYFVMDILKGLPGLPGLFIACLFSGSLSTISSAFNSLATVTMEDLIRPWFPEFSEARAIMLSRGLAFGYGLLCLGMAYISSQMGPVLQAAISIFGMVGGPLLGLFCLGMFFPCANPPGAIVGLLSGLVMAFWIGIGSIVTSMGSSMPPSSTNGSNFSLPTNLTVATATTLMPLTTVSKPTGLRRFYSLSYLWYSAHNSTTVIVVGLIVSLLTGRMRGRSLNPATIYPVLPKLLALLPLSWQKRLHCRSYGQDHLVDTGVFPEKPRNGVLGDSRDKEPMALDDTAYQGSSSTCILQETSL; encoded by the exons ATGAGTGTAGGGGTGAGCACCTCAGCCCCCGTTTCCCCAACCTCGGGCACAAGCGTGAGCATGCCCGCCTTCTCCCTCGTGGACTACGTGGTGTTCGTCCTGCTGCTGGTTCTCTCTCTTGCCATTGGGCTCTACCATGCTTGTCGTGGCTGGGGCCGGCATACTGTTGGTGAGCTGCTGATGGCGAACCGCAAAATGGGCTGCCTTCCGGTGGCACTGTCCCTGCTGGCCACCTTCCAGTCAGCCGTGGCCATCCTGGGTGTGCCGTCAGAGATCTACCGATTTGGGACCCAGTATTGGTTCCTGGGCTGCTGCTACTTTCTGGGGCTGCTCATACCTGCACACATCTTCATCCCCGTTTTCTACCGCCTGCATCTCACCAGTGCCTATGAG TACCTGGAGCTTCGATTCAATAAAACTGTTCGAGTGTGTGGAACTGTGACTTTCATCTTTCAGATG GTGATCTACATGGGAGTTGTGCTCTATGCTCCGTCATTGGCTCTCAATGCAG TGACTGGCTTTGATCTGTGGCTGTCCGTGCTGGCCCTAGGCATTGTCTGTACCATCTATACAGCTCTG GGTGGGCTGAAGGCCGTCATCTGGACAGATGTGTTCCAGACAGTGGTCATGTTCCTTGGGCAGCTGGCAGTTATCACCGTGGGGTCAGCCAAGGTGGGCGGCTTGGGGCATGTGTGGGCTGTGGCTTCCCAGCACGGCCGCATCTCTGGGTTTGA GTTGAATCCGGACCCCTTTGTGCGGCACACCTTCTGGACCTTGGCCATCGGGGGTGTCTTCATGATGCTCTCCTTATACGGGGTGAACCAGGCTCAGGTGCAGCGGTACCTCAGTTCCCGCACGGAGAAGGCTGCTATGCT CTCCTGTTATGCAGTGTTCCCCTTCCAGCAGGTGTCCCTCTGCGTGGGCAGCCTCATTGGCCTGGTCATGTTCACGTATTACCAGGAGTATCCCATGAGCATTCAGCAGGCTCAGGCAGCCCCAGACCAG TTCGTCCTGTACTTTGTGATGGATATCCTGAAAGGCCTGCCGGGCCTGCCAGGGCTCTTCATTGCCTGCCTCTTCAGCGGCTCCCTCAG CACTATATCCTCTGCTTTTAATTCATTGGCAACTGTTACGATGGAAGACCTGATTCGACCTTGGTTCCCTGAGTTCTCTGAAGCCCGGGCCATCATGCTTTCCAGAGGCCTCG CCTTTGGCTATGGGCTACTTTGTCTAGGAATGGCCTATATTTCCTCCCAGATGGGACCTGTGCTGCAG GCAGCAATCAGCATCTTTGGCATGGTTGGGGGACCGCTGCTGGGACTCTTTTGCCTTGGAATGTTCTTTCCGTGTGCCAACCCTCCT GGTGCTATCGTGGGCCTGTTGTCTGGACTTGTCATGGCCTTCTGGATTGGCATCGGGAGCATCGTGACCAGCATGGGCTCCAGCATGCCACCCTCTTCCACTAATGGGTCCAACTTCTCCCTGCCCACCAATCTAACCGTTGCCACTGCGACCACACTGATGCCCTTGACTACCGTCTCCAA GCCTACAGGGCTGCGGCGGTTCTATTCCTTGTCCTACTTATGGTACAGCGCTCACAACTCCACCACAGTCATTGTGGTGGGCCTGATTGTCAGTCTACTCACTG GGAGAATGCGAGGCCGGTCCCTGAACCCTGCGACCATTTACCCAGTGTTGCCGAAGCTCCTGGCCCTCTTGCCCTTGTCCTGGCAGAAGCGGCTCCACTGCAGGAGCTATGGCCAG GACCACCTCGTGGACACCGGCGTGTTTCCCGAGAAGCCGAGGAATGGTGTGCTGGGGGACAGCAGAGACAAGGAGCCCATGGCCCTGGATGACACAGCTTATCAGGGGAGCAGCTCCACCTGCATCCTCCAGGAGACCTCCCTGTGA
- the ATRAID gene encoding all-trans retinoic acid-induced differentiation factor, whose protein sequence is MKTSAEFREQEKPPASPRANGPGRLGHARGRGPDALRGGAAGPGRVSTGELRERKMASHGPGSLTTLVRWAAALLLALGVERALALPEICTQCPGSVQNLSKVALYCKTTRELMLHARCCLNQKGTILGLDLQNCSLEDPGPNFHQAYTTVIIDLQANPLKGDLANTFHGFTQLQTLILPQDVNCPGGINAWNTITSYIDNQICQGQKNLCNNTGNPEMCPENGSCVPDGPGLLQCVCADGFHGYKCMRQGSFSLLMFFGILGSTTLSISILLWGTQRRKAKTS, encoded by the exons ATGAAGACCAGCGCAGAGTTCCGCGAGCAGGAGAAACCCCCAGCCAGCCCCAGGGCGAATGGACCGGGTCGCTTAGGCCACGCCCGGGGAAGAGGGCCTGACGCGCTGCGGGGCGGGGCCGCGGGGCCGGGTCGCGTGAGCACCGGAGAACTAAGGGAGCGGAAAATGGCGTCTCACGGCCCGGGTAGTCTTACGACTCTGGTGCGCTGGGCTGCCGCCCTGCTCCTCGCTCTGGGCGTGGAAAGGGCTCTGGCGCTACCCGAG ATATGCACTCAATGTCCAGGGAGTGTGCAAAATTTGTCAAAAGTGGCCCTTTATTGTAAAACGACACGAGAACTAATGCTGCATGCCCGTTGCTGCCTGAATCAGAAGGGCACCATCTTGGG GCTGGATCTCCAGAACTGTTCTCTGGAGGACCCTGGTCCAAACTTTCATCAGGCATATACCACTGTCATCAT AGACCTGCAAGCAAACCCCCTCAAAGGTGACTTGGCCAACACTTTCCATGGCTTTACTCAGCTCCAGACTCT GATACTGCCACAAGATGTCAACTGTCCTGGAGGAATTAATGCCTGGAATACTATCACCTCTTATATAGACAACCAAATCTGTCAAGGGCAAAAGAACCTTTGCAATAACACTGGGAACCCAG AAATGTGTCCTGAGAATGGATCTTGTGTACCTGATGGTCCAGGTCTTTTGCAGTGTGTTTGTGCTGATGGTTTCCACGGATACAAGTGTATGCGCCAG GGCTCGTTCTCACTGCTTATGTTCTTTGGGATTCTGGGATCCACCACTCTATCCATCTCCATTCTGCTTTGGGGGACCCAACGCCGAAAAGCCAAGACTTCATGA